The DNA region GGCCTACGGCGATGCCGGCCGGCCGGGGATCCCGCCCGCATCGGCGCTCATTTTCGATGTCGAACTGCTGGAGGTGAAAGCGGCCATTCCAGAGCCGGTCGACGCTCCGGCCCCGGGCATGCAGTGATCCGTTGTCGGCGAAGTCTGCCCGGTCCAGGCATCCAGACGGAGTCGGTTTGACCGCGGGGGTCGCCGGCAGATGGCTTCATTTCCCCAAGTTCCCCAGTCGATCCGATCATGCGCCTCTCCCTTGTCACCGAGACCTTTCCCCCGGAAGTCAACGGGGTGGCCATGACCCTGAACCGGCTGGTTCGGGGACTGGCGGGGCGGGGCCATGAGGTCAGTGTCATCCGACCGAGGCAGGGTTCGCTGGATCGGCCGGACGGTGCGACTCCTTTTCGGGATATCGTGGTTCCGGGTGTGCCGCTGCCGCGTTATGCGGGGCTCCGCATGGGGCTGCCGGTTTATTCCCGGCTGATGCGGCTCTGGATGGAAGCGCCTCCCGACGTGGTTCATATCGCGACGGAAGGACCCTTGGGGTGGGCCGCCTTGTCCGCTGCCGAACGGATGGGACTGCCCATTTCGTCCAGCTTTCACACCAATTTCCATCAGTACGGCCGGCATTACGGGTTTGGCTTCATCAAAGGAGTGGCCGTTGCCTATCTGCGGCATTTCCATAACCGGACCCACTGCACGATGGTGCCGACAAACCAGATGGCGGATACCCTCCGACTTGAGGAGTATCGCAATGTCACCGTGATGGCGAGAGGGGTGGACACGGTTCTTTTCGATCCGGCCCGCCGGAGCGACGAACTCCGGCGGTCCTGGGGACTTTCCGGTGACGATGTTGCGGTGGTCTATGTGGGGCGGCTGGCCAAGGAAAAGAATGTCGACCTGGCGGTTCGTGCCTTCGAGCAGATGAGGAAGACCGAGCCGCGAATCCGCTTCATCCTGATCGGAGACGGTCCGGAGGGGGCCGCCCTCAAAGCCCGATACCCGGATTTCCAATTCTGCGGCATGCGTCTGGGCGAGGACCTCGCGACCCACTATGCATCCGGGGATGTTTTTCTTTTTCCCAGCATCACGGAGACCTTTGGCAATGTCGTGACGGAGGCGTTGGCCTGCGGACTGCTTGTGCTCACTTACGACTATGCAGCGGGCCGGCAATTCATCCGGACGGGAGTCAACGGACTGCTGGCGCCGTTCGACGACCCGGAGGCCTATCTCGAGGAAGCGGGTCGCCTGATCGCTCTCAGGCCGGAATGGGACCGTCTGCGACGGGCCGCCAGGGAAAACGCATTGCGAATCACCTGGGAAGCGGTAATCGGCGACTTTGAACGGCTTCTCTTCGACGTGATGACCCGTCGGCGCCTGCAGTAGGCCGGGAGGTGGATCCGATGAAAGTCTGCTTCATCATCAATCCGGTTTCCGGCCATCGGCGAAGTCGCGATGGTCGAGGTGAACGGCTGGATCGGATTACCCGCCAAATGGGCGTAGAGGCCGGTCTGTGGATGACGGAACGACGGGGCCATGCCGGGGAATTGTCGCGCCGGGCGGTGATGGAAGGTTATGACCGGGTGGTTTCAGTGGGTGGAGACGGTACGATGAACGAGGTGGCCGCCGGCCTGGTTGGAACCGGAGTGCCTCTCGGGCTTATCCCCCTGGGAAGCGGCAACGGCCTCGCTCGGGACCTCGGGCTGCCGCTCGCTTTCGACCGGGCGGTCGTGGTGGCCCTGCAGGGACGGGTGCGGGTCATCGACAGCGGGTCGGTCAACGGAAAGCCGTTCTTCAATATCATGGGGATGGGATTTGATGCCGAATTGGGGCGACGATTCAATTCTTCCTCCCGCCGCGGATTTCTGACCTATCTGCGGCTTGGGACCACGGCCTTTTTCGGTTATGCGATGCAGACCTGCCGGGTGGAGGCGGAGTCGGCGGGGAGGCAGCATTTCCAGGCCTTTCTGCTGTCGGTCGCCAATTCGACCCAGTTCGGAAACGGAGCCCGGGTTGCGCCGCGGGCGCGACTGGACGACGGTCGCCTGGACCTAGTCGCCGTGACCACTGCCCATCCGGTGCTCGGTCTGGGGCTGGCGGCACGGCTTTTTGCCGGGACTTTCGATCGGAGCAGACACACGGTGACCCTGGTGGGCGAGCGGTTCCGGATAGTCCGCGAGAAGCCCGGGCCGGTGCATACCGATGGAGAAATCCATGAAATGGGCGCGGAGTTGCTCGTCGAAGTCCATCCGGGCTCTCTCCGGGTGGTGGTTTCTTGATGATCTCACGGTCGGCAAAAACCACCTTGTGACGCGCGGCAGGCGTTCGGGATCCTCCGGCTGGTGGCGACAGACTGGTTGTTGGCCTTTTTCAGGGATCACACGGAGGGACCTGCGGCAGGTCAGCTGCCGGGGAGGGGAGCTGATCGGAAGTCGGGCGGGTGGTGATGACCAGCACCCGGGAGCGGAGGAGGGGCGTCCGGCGAGTGGACCTCCTCGAACGCGAATCGATCGGGCGACAGAGTCATCATCCAGGACCGGACGATTTGTTCCTCGTGGCGTCCAGCGGGATCACCGGGGTTGAGGACGATGGTGATGCGCCCATTGGCCTTGAGCAGTCGGGGGGCGGTCTCGAGGGCCTTCAGGGTCGATTCAGGCCGGGTGCGGATGTTCCGATCGCCATGGGGCAGGGAACCCAGATTGAAAAGGATGGCGGCGACCTGCCCGGACCAGTCGGGCGGAACCAGTCCTGCAAGATCAGCGTGGTTGGCCCTGACGAGGTTGACGCGGCCGGCCAGCCCGGCCTTTCTGAGCCGCAGGCCCGTATCCTCGATGGCCCGGGGTTGGATATCGATGGCAAGGACGCGGCCGGCGGGACCGACACGTTCGGCGAGCCATATGGTATCGTGGCCCCGCCCGGCGGTGGCGTCGATCGCGAGGTCTCCCGGACATAGGACTTCGGCTATCCGGTCCTGGGCCGCCCGCGTGGCCCGAAACGGCTTGGCCTGAACGGCCTCGACGGGCTCGAATCGGTGAATGTCGAGTTCTTCAGGAAGGGATTCACCGGCCGTGAGGGCCTGATCGAGCTTCTCCGCGCACCAGGGGGCCATGAGGAGGGTTCGTGAGCCGAAGCCGTTGAAGATCCAGATGGCGGCGTTCTCGTGATGCCGACCGAGAAAAGGCATGGTATCTCCGGACGCGGGGCGCACCCCGGCGCGGTGTCCGACCACCTGAAACGGGCAGCGGAGAAACGCCTTCAGTTTGTTTTCAATCTCCCTCCGGCCGGCCGGGGTCGGCTTACCGTGGTCGACCGTCCAGTCGTGGGTGGCCCCCGCCAGCCAGTTTTGGTCGTCGCGCGGGATGAGAAAGAGTTCTCCCAGGTGGATGCACGGCCGGATGTCGCCCTCGATGCGGATCTCCAGGATCTCACCGTGATTGGGCTTGAGCGGGAGATGCTTCCAGAGGGGATTGTCCCGGGCGACATGTCCCTCCGCAAAGATCACGGCTCTGGCTTGGATCTCTCCACAGATGACACCGTCCCGACAAGACTCCAGGCGGTCCGGCTTGATGATCTGATTGCCGTATCGGCCTTCGCGACCCAAGATTTCGGCGACCGTCTTTAGGAATGCGGCGGGATCCATCCACCCGCATCCCCGCAATTCGTATCCACCGAATGGAGATGAAGTGAGACCGTCCGGTTCGGAAGCAAAGTCCCTCAGGTCGAGTCCGGCGGCCCGGGCGTTCGCACGTCGTTCCGCCCAGGTCTCGGCCATGGCGCGATCGACAAAGGACCGGCGGATCGCGAGGCGGTGGAGGCAGGGAGTGCCGGTGACCGCCTCGACCGACTCAAAAAAGCGGTCTCCGGCCTCGAGGAGGTCGGGCAGATGCCGCGGAACGGTCAGGCGCCGACCGGTCAAGGGGTGGTAGAGACCGGCTGCGGCCCGTGAGCAGACGGGACCCGGGGATCCATCGAAAAGGACGACCGATCGGCCGCGTTTTCGCAGCGTCCAGGCGAGGATGGAGCCGGCCAGGCCCCCTCCTGCAACGATGAAATCAACCTTCATCGGAACCGGAAGAGCCGCATGGTCAGGCCTCAGAGTGATTGCGGTTGGCCTGGATGAAGCGAATGACCCGGCTCAGATTGTCACGAATTTCCGGAGCGATGTCCGCCGCCCTGATCGCCGTGAACGGTTCGTTGAAGAGTCCGCCGATCTCGGTCCGGATTGCCTCAATGACCTTGGAATCGCCGACCATTTGGTTGATGGACCGGCGTTCGTCCGCGCCGATGGGTCGATCGAAGATTTCCTTCAGCCGCTGTCCATCCCGATCCGGAAGAGCCTCGAGCAGGCGAATCATCGGAAGCGTCTTGATCCGTCCGTTCAGATCGGCGGGTATCGGGGTCGAGGGGGCGGCGAGGGAGACCAGTTCGTGGAGGTCGTTTTCCAGTTGGAAGGCCAGGCCGAGAGGCCGGGTGATGGTCTTGATCAGGGGGCGGATCTCCGAACCGGCTCCGGTCAGAATGGCGGCCAGGGTCATCGGCCCCTCGAAGGTGTAGCGGGTGGTCTTGGCGCGGTAGACGGCCCGGATGGATGGGCCCATTGCGCCGGCGATGGGCTCGGCCGACAGTCGAATTTCGGCTGCGGCACCCCATCCGGTTTCGCGGGCGACGACCATGAGGAAGCGGAGGGCCTCGAGAACGTTGGAGGAGGGAAGATCGAGGGAGGTGATCTGCTCGACCGCCCGGGCATAGAGCAGATCGCCGAGAACCAGGGTGATGGAACGGGCCCGTTCAAGGGTGAGATCGGGAAGGGAGGCCACTCGTTTCCAGAGGGTCGGTCCTCCCCGGCGGCTTTCGCTGGCGTCGATCAGATCGTCGTGGACGAGAAGGAACTCGTGAAAGACCTGAAGGCCGGCCGCAAAGCGGAGGCTGCCATCGTCGATGTCCCGGTCCGGATCGAGTGCCTTGAGGGTGAGGAGGAAGAGGAGGGGGCGCAGGCGTTTGCCCGGCGATTTCAGGTAATCCCGGAGAATCACGCCGAAGGCGTCCATTTCAAGCGCGGGGTCCAGATCATCAGTCAGATCGAACACCGATTGCTGGATCTCCATCTCGAGCCTCGGCCTTATGGCGGCGAGAAAGGCTGCCGGGTCACTTGGGTTGTTCGAAGACAGGGTCATGGGATTGGCAAGGTGTAGAAAGACCCGTCCGGGCAGGTGGGTCAACGCAACCCTGAGCACTTTTCGGAAGGTTTGTTCACTTGTCAGGTCCGGTCGATTCGGGCGATGCTCCTTCCGCCGATGAATCCGACGTTCCAGAAAAGCCGTGAAACGCAGAAGAGGACCAACCTCTATCTGGTCGGATTCATGGGCACGGGCAAGAGCACGGTGGCCCGGATGGTGGCTCAGCGCCTGGGCATGGAATGGCTGGACAGCGATGCAGAGATTGAGCGGCAGGCAGGCCGGCCCATTTCGGATATTTTCGCTCGGGATGGCGAATCGGGTTTTCGGCAGCTGGAGCGGGCCTTCATCGAAGCGGGTCATCCCGAGCGCGGATGTGTGGTATCGTGCGGGGGTGGCCTGGTCCTGGGGGCCGGAATGATCGGTCAGCTGAAATCCCGGGGGGTCCTGGTCTGCCTTCAGGCTTCGGCCGGCACGATTCACGAGCGCACCCGTTCGAACCAGAACCGCCCGCTCCTGAACGTCGAGAACCCGGAAGAGCGTATTGCGGCCATGCTGAGAGAACGGGAGCCGTACTACCGGGCGAGCGGCACGCAGATCCTGACCGATCATCGGACGCTCCTCGAAGTCGTCGCTCATGTCTGTCGCGTCTACCAGAGGGAGGCTCGTGATTTCGAACGCGTCCAACGTCGCTGAGCGGGATTCCCTGAGAAGGGATCTGCTCGACCTCGGATTTGACACTGTGCGTTTTGCCGCGGCGGACTCGGTTCCGCCGACACAGCTCCGGGCCTGGCTGGAGTGGGGCTGGCAGGCGGACATGGACTGGATGACCCGGACGGTGGAGAAGCGACTGGACCCCGGACTGATCCTGGCGGACGTGGGCACCGTGGTCCTGTTCGGTGTGAATTACCTGCCGGGAGAACAGGGCGCCGCCGGTCAATCGCGCTGGGCACGTTATGCCCTGTATGAAGATTATCATGACAATATTCTCCGTGCGGTCCGGGCGGGCGGCGGGCGGATGGCGGCGCGGCTCGGGCTGGGAGCGGGCGACTGGCGCGCCTATGTCGACACGGGGCCGGTCATGGAACGCGGATGGGCGGCGAAGGCCGGCATGGG from Opitutaceae bacterium includes:
- a CDS encoding glycosyltransferase family 1 protein, whose product is MRLSLVTETFPPEVNGVAMTLNRLVRGLAGRGHEVSVIRPRQGSLDRPDGATPFRDIVVPGVPLPRYAGLRMGLPVYSRLMRLWMEAPPDVVHIATEGPLGWAALSAAERMGLPISSSFHTNFHQYGRHYGFGFIKGVAVAYLRHFHNRTHCTMVPTNQMADTLRLEEYRNVTVMARGVDTVLFDPARRSDELRRSWGLSGDDVAVVYVGRLAKEKNVDLAVRAFEQMRKTEPRIRFILIGDGPEGAALKARYPDFQFCGMRLGEDLATHYASGDVFLFPSITETFGNVVTEALACGLLVLTYDYAAGRQFIRTGVNGLLAPFDDPEAYLEEAGRLIALRPEWDRLRRAARENALRITWEAVIGDFERLLFDVMTRRRLQ
- a CDS encoding shikimate kinase, with the protein product MNPTFQKSRETQKRTNLYLVGFMGTGKSTVARMVAQRLGMEWLDSDAEIERQAGRPISDIFARDGESGFRQLERAFIEAGHPERGCVVSCGGGLVLGAGMIGQLKSRGVLVCLQASAGTIHERTRSNQNRPLLNVENPEERIAAMLREREPYYRASGTQILTDHRTLLEVVAHVCRVYQREARDFERVQRR
- a CDS encoding polyprenyl synthetase family protein; translated protein: MTLSSNNPSDPAAFLAAIRPRLEMEIQQSVFDLTDDLDPALEMDAFGVILRDYLKSPGKRLRPLLFLLTLKALDPDRDIDDGSLRFAAGLQVFHEFLLVHDDLIDASESRRGGPTLWKRVASLPDLTLERARSITLVLGDLLYARAVEQITSLDLPSSNVLEALRFLMVVARETGWGAAAEIRLSAEPIAGAMGPSIRAVYRAKTTRYTFEGPMTLAAILTGAGSEIRPLIKTITRPLGLAFQLENDLHELVSLAAPSTPIPADLNGRIKTLPMIRLLEALPDRDGQRLKEIFDRPIGADERRSINQMVGDSKVIEAIRTEIGGLFNEPFTAIRAADIAPEIRDNLSRVIRFIQANRNHSEA
- a CDS encoding FAD-dependent oxidoreductase, with the protein product MKVDFIVAGGGLAGSILAWTLRKRGRSVVLFDGSPGPVCSRAAAGLYHPLTGRRLTVPRHLPDLLEAGDRFFESVEAVTGTPCLHRLAIRRSFVDRAMAETWAERRANARAAGLDLRDFASEPDGLTSSPFGGYELRGCGWMDPAAFLKTVAEILGREGRYGNQIIKPDRLESCRDGVICGEIQARAVIFAEGHVARDNPLWKHLPLKPNHGEILEIRIEGDIRPCIHLGELFLIPRDDQNWLAGATHDWTVDHGKPTPAGRREIENKLKAFLRCPFQVVGHRAGVRPASGDTMPFLGRHHENAAIWIFNGFGSRTLLMAPWCAEKLDQALTAGESLPEELDIHRFEPVEAVQAKPFRATRAAQDRIAEVLCPGDLAIDATAGRGHDTIWLAERVGPAGRVLAIDIQPRAIEDTGLRLRKAGLAGRVNLVRANHADLAGLVPPDWSGQVAAILFNLGSLPHGDRNIRTRPESTLKALETAPRLLKANGRITIVLNPGDPAGRHEEQIVRSWMMTLSPDRFAFEEVHSPDAPPPLPGAGHHHPPDFRSAPLPGS
- a CDS encoding diacylglycerol kinase family lipid kinase, which gives rise to MKVCFIINPVSGHRRSRDGRGERLDRITRQMGVEAGLWMTERRGHAGELSRRAVMEGYDRVVSVGGDGTMNEVAAGLVGTGVPLGLIPLGSGNGLARDLGLPLAFDRAVVVALQGRVRVIDSGSVNGKPFFNIMGMGFDAELGRRFNSSSRRGFLTYLRLGTTAFFGYAMQTCRVEAESAGRQHFQAFLLSVANSTQFGNGARVAPRARLDDGRLDLVAVTTAHPVLGLGLAARLFAGTFDRSRHTVTLVGERFRIVREKPGPVHTDGEIHEMGAELLVEVHPGSLRVVVS